A genomic segment from Gemmatimonadaceae bacterium encodes:
- a CDS encoding prolipoprotein diacylglyceryl transferase — protein MSATSTLPHLVLEALAYFVAGRLYWRERSAGLQPPARDRFLLLGCAVFGAAVGSKVLHVLEHLPALLAQDDTRLFLAGKSVLGGFLGGTVAVEVGKRLIDWRVPTGDAWVAPITAGLVIGRMGCQLSGLWDQTYGTVTTLPWGWDYGDGLSRHPVALYEMLAVTLLFVAIRRRWTATTGARFAALLLGYCVLRFVLEFLKPPFGPVATGTLPVARYAGLTAIQWAALGGVTWFVWLFRARRAGAPLPAVLPAP, from the coding sequence GTGTCCGCCACCTCGACGCTCCCGCACCTCGTGCTCGAGGCACTTGCCTACTTCGTGGCCGGCCGGCTCTACTGGCGCGAACGGAGTGCGGGCCTGCAGCCGCCGGCGCGCGACCGCTTCCTGCTGCTGGGGTGCGCGGTGTTCGGGGCCGCCGTGGGGTCGAAGGTGCTGCATGTGCTCGAACACCTGCCGGCGCTGCTGGCCCAGGACGACACCCGGCTCTTCCTCGCGGGCAAGTCGGTGCTGGGCGGCTTCCTTGGCGGCACCGTGGCGGTGGAGGTGGGGAAGCGGCTGATCGACTGGCGCGTGCCGACCGGCGATGCGTGGGTGGCGCCCATCACGGCGGGGCTCGTGATCGGGCGGATGGGCTGCCAGCTCTCGGGGCTCTGGGACCAGACGTACGGCACCGTCACCACGCTGCCATGGGGCTGGGACTACGGGGATGGCCTGTCGCGGCACCCCGTCGCGCTGTACGAGATGCTCGCCGTTACGTTGCTGTTCGTGGCGATCCGGCGGCGGTGGACGGCCACCACGGGCGCGCGATTTGCAGCGCTGCTGCTCGGGTACTGCGTGCTGCGATTCGTGCTCGAGTTCCTCAAGCCGCCCTTCGGGCCGGTCGCGACCGGCACGCTGCCGGTGGCGCGCTACGCGGGGCTGACCGCGATCCAGTGGGCCGCGCTGGGTGGCGTGACGTGGTTTGTCTGGCTGTTCCGTGCGCGGCGTGCGGGTGCGCCGCTGCCTGCTGTGCTCCCTGCACCCTGA
- a CDS encoding DUF2892 domain-containing protein: MTHSRPILFLFAAAIVAMPAATHAQAAAALSGDVAIASTAGGPRLDAASVTAQRVESGALREVAAPRRDNGFASSGFAQFMSSPAGRILRVVAGAGMIGGGIAADSKAGTTVAVIGAVPLLAGTFDFCILSPLFGGPLKGRDIRAAASK; the protein is encoded by the coding sequence ATGACTCATTCCCGACCGATCCTGTTCCTTTTCGCTGCCGCGATCGTCGCGATGCCGGCCGCCACACACGCCCAGGCCGCGGCGGCGCTGTCCGGTGACGTCGCGATCGCCAGCACCGCCGGTGGCCCGCGCCTCGACGCCGCTTCGGTGACGGCGCAGCGGGTGGAGTCCGGCGCGCTGCGCGAGGTCGCCGCGCCGCGCCGCGACAACGGCTTCGCGTCGAGCGGGTTCGCCCAGTTCATGTCCAGCCCTGCCGGCCGCATCCTGCGCGTCGTCGCCGGCGCCGGCATGATCGGTGGCGGCATCGCGGCCGACAGCAAGGCCGGCACCACCGTCGCCGTCATCGGCGCCGTGCCCCTGCTGGCGGGTACGTTCGACTTCTGCATCCTGTCGCCGCTCTTCGGCGGGCCGCTCAAGGGCCGCGACATCCGCGCTGCCGCCTCGAAGTAA
- a CDS encoding radical SAM protein: MPRTRPFLYYDQVVSLCDHCLRRIEGKLVIRDGAVWMHKWCPAHGHAKVLVASDEKFWRLGREVYMKPPEMPERFNTPMAWGCPYDCGLCPDHMQHSCLTILEVTDHCNLSCPVCYAASGPHRTERRDLATIERMLDAIVANEGTPDVVQISGGEPTTHPDFFAILDAAKRRPIHHLMLNTNGIRIATEPGFAERLATYAPGFEVYLQFDSLQRDALMTLRGADLRRIREDAVAALDRVGLSTTLVMTVAAGVNDQEIGDVVQWATQHPCIRGVTLQPIQFAGRLDGVPGTTARLTLTEVRQRLLDQCPIFQPDDVIPVPCNADALAMGYALRTPAGIVPLTRFLPPEVLLAGDRNTIVFEQDPALKDQVFRLFATNHSPESQATHLASLLCCLPAVDAPGIGYDSVFRVLIMAFMDATAFDVRAMKKSCVHIVQPDGRIIPFESFNLLYRDDRRALLAERRGEVEALYQVTPRSPS, encoded by the coding sequence ATGCCCCGGACCCGGCCGTTCCTGTACTACGACCAGGTGGTGTCGCTCTGCGATCACTGCCTGCGGCGCATCGAGGGCAAGCTCGTCATCCGTGACGGTGCGGTGTGGATGCACAAGTGGTGTCCGGCGCACGGGCACGCGAAGGTGCTGGTGGCGTCGGACGAGAAGTTCTGGCGGCTGGGACGCGAGGTGTACATGAAGCCGCCCGAGATGCCGGAGCGCTTCAACACCCCGATGGCGTGGGGCTGTCCGTACGACTGCGGGCTCTGTCCCGACCACATGCAGCACTCCTGCCTCACCATCCTCGAGGTCACGGACCACTGCAACCTGTCGTGCCCCGTGTGTTATGCGGCCAGCGGCCCGCACCGCACGGAGCGGCGCGACCTGGCGACGATCGAGCGGATGCTGGACGCGATCGTGGCCAACGAGGGGACGCCCGACGTGGTGCAGATCTCCGGCGGCGAGCCGACCACGCACCCGGACTTCTTCGCGATCCTCGATGCCGCGAAGCGGCGCCCGATCCACCACCTGATGCTGAACACCAACGGCATCCGCATCGCGACCGAACCGGGGTTCGCGGAGCGGCTGGCGACGTATGCGCCGGGATTCGAGGTGTACCTGCAGTTCGACTCGCTGCAGCGTGACGCGCTGATGACGCTGCGCGGGGCCGACCTGCGCCGCATCCGCGAGGATGCCGTGGCCGCCCTGGACCGGGTGGGGCTTTCCACCACGCTGGTGATGACCGTGGCCGCCGGCGTGAACGACCAGGAGATCGGCGACGTGGTGCAGTGGGCCACGCAGCATCCGTGCATCCGGGGCGTCACGCTGCAGCCGATCCAGTTCGCCGGCCGGCTGGACGGCGTGCCGGGCACCACCGCGCGGCTGACGCTGACGGAGGTGCGCCAGCGCCTGCTCGACCAGTGTCCGATCTTCCAGCCCGACGACGTGATCCCGGTGCCGTGCAACGCCGATGCGCTGGCGATGGGCTACGCCCTGCGCACGCCGGCGGGCATCGTGCCCCTCACGCGCTTCCTGCCCCCCGAGGTGCTGCTGGCGGGCGACCGCAACACGATCGTCTTCGAGCAGGACCCGGCGCTCAAGGACCAGGTGTTCCGGCTCTTCGCCACCAACCACTCGCCGGAGTCGCAGGCGACGCACCTCGCCTCACTGCTCTGCTGCCTGCCGGCGGTGGACGCGCCGGGCATCGGCTACGACAGCGTCTTCCGCGTGCTGATCATGGCCTTCATGGACGCGACGGCGTTCGACGTGCGCGCGATGAAGAAGAGCTGCGTCCACATCGTGCAGCCGGACGGGCGGATCATTCCCTTCGAGTCGTTCAACCTGCTGTACCGCGACGACCGGCGCGCATTGCTGGCCGAGCGGCGTGGCGAGGTGGAGGCACTGTACCAGGTGACACCGCGGAGCCCGTCGTGA
- the mmuM gene encoding homocysteine S-methyltransferase — protein sequence MTAGALFAPFLAARGVVIVDGALATELERRGADLSDALWSARVLLEQPALIRAVHDDYVAAGADIAITSTYQATFEGLGRRGLDAGAAAALMRRAVQLAVESRDAFWAVAANRTGRARPLVAASVGPYGAFLADGSEYRGDYALDEEGLVEWHRARFHLLASSGADLLACETIPCAAEARALRRLLHEVPGVQAWFSFTAQDGARLPSGERFAEVVAECDGDPQVAAVGINCTAPAHVESLVRAARAVTATPILVYPNSGECWLAAERRWTADRDGLSLASGAPVWRDAGATIFGGCCRTTPADIAALVRELTAERGA from the coding sequence GTGACGGCAGGGGCCCTGTTCGCCCCGTTCCTCGCCGCGCGCGGCGTGGTGATCGTGGATGGCGCGCTGGCCACGGAACTGGAGCGTCGCGGTGCCGATCTCTCAGACGCGCTCTGGTCGGCGCGGGTGCTGCTGGAACAGCCGGCGCTGATCCGCGCCGTGCACGACGACTACGTCGCGGCCGGGGCCGACATCGCGATCACGTCCACGTACCAGGCCACCTTCGAGGGGCTGGGGCGGCGGGGGCTGGATGCCGGCGCCGCCGCCGCGCTGATGCGGCGCGCGGTGCAGCTCGCCGTCGAGTCGCGCGACGCCTTCTGGGCGGTGGCGGCGAACCGCACGGGACGTGCACGTCCGCTGGTGGCGGCGTCGGTGGGTCCGTATGGCGCCTTCCTCGCCGACGGGTCGGAGTACCGCGGCGACTACGCCCTCGACGAGGAGGGACTGGTCGAGTGGCACCGGGCACGCTTCCACCTGCTGGCGTCATCGGGGGCCGACCTGCTGGCGTGCGAGACGATCCCGTGTGCGGCCGAGGCGCGCGCCCTGCGCCGGCTGCTGCACGAGGTGCCCGGGGTGCAGGCCTGGTTCAGCTTCACGGCGCAGGATGGCGCACGCCTGCCGAGCGGCGAACGCTTCGCCGAGGTGGTGGCGGAGTGCGACGGTGACCCGCAGGTGGCGGCGGTGGGGATCAACTGCACGGCGCCCGCGCATGTGGAGTCACTCGTGCGCGCGGCCCGCGCGGTGACGGCCACCCCGATCCTCGTCTATCCGAACTCCGGCGAGTGCTGGCTGGCGGCCGAGCGTCGCTGGACGGCGGATCGCGACGGCCTCTCGCTGGCCAGTGGCGCGCCGGTCTGGCGTGACGCCGGGGCGACGATCTTCGGCGGCTGCTGTCGCACGACACCGGCAGACATCGCGGCGCTGGTGCGCGAACTCACCGCCGAGCGTGGCGCCTGA
- a CDS encoding SusC/RagA family TonB-linked outer membrane protein yields the protein MKMRQVLTALLGTALLATQALAQQKTVTGNVSREGGIPLAGVAVTVKGTGQGTMTNNAGDFSIRAEVGQVLSFRRIGYLPRERTVGAENTIRVILENTAAALDQVVVTALGQTTVQRNLGTSQQTVAGADIAQTGRENFVNSLQGRVAGVEVTSTSGVPGASSSITIRGVSSISSSNQPLMVIDGLPMDNKTLNTNVLASDAPGSVTAFNNRGLDFTNRAADIDPENIESMVVLKGPEASALYGIDAANGAIVITTKRGRVGGGLEYSNRFRVDQTRARPTLQRTYGPSTISGGTLGAFSYFGAPYSAGTTFYDNIDGFFQPAMTQHHNLAFSGASADSRLNYRISVSADNQGSVVPNSDYRKVNLSGATQAQVTSWLKADLSIQYAQSDNSQVYKGTNGPLIGLLLWPQTDNASDYLTPAGTRRRITNLAASTETDNPYFNVDRNAITSTNGRLIANFGLVLTPFSWGDIRATFGSDGYTNENQILRHPESVYGNTYNGVLDLATDVTRNLNSQTILNLHSRKLVGDFSISGLVGNSISDLRSQANALKGQDFLDPNFVSINNTVLRTNRTTLAQRRLVSAYGQATLSFRDYMFVNVTGRNDWTSTIPTERNSFFYPSVSSSFVFSDAFPSVAKYVTGKLRAAYAEVGKDARPYAYRPSLESKTTANGGYGYGFTGPNLALKPEFARSYEFGAELSFLQDRLGLDVTWYRKQTRDQIVNDIRGSYATGFILFNLNGAVTRNEGTEITLRARPVVKRGFTWDVLANFEHAWGKVLRLPNALPESYVSDTWLFGNIRNGTAPGLSTRSLTGQFYLRNTAGKLLIDPTTGLPLRSTAFVDAGYDRQPDFTIGLTNTFRYKRFSLNFLVDIRKGGDVFNATEQFLTSRGLSNRTLDRDQARVIDGVLRDGKENSATPTANNIVVLPSSQTAYYENISEELFIERNINWVRLRDVTLRFSMPGKYLMARDASVFVTGTDLFVFTNYTGLDPIVNGNTAAVGGSGASGIDYGNFPIPRGLAFGLTVRY from the coding sequence ATGAAGATGAGACAAGTGCTCACGGCACTGCTCGGCACCGCCCTGCTCGCGACGCAGGCCCTCGCGCAGCAGAAGACGGTGACCGGCAACGTGTCACGTGAGGGAGGCATCCCGCTGGCGGGTGTCGCGGTGACCGTGAAGGGCACCGGGCAGGGCACCATGACCAACAATGCGGGCGACTTCTCGATCCGCGCCGAGGTGGGGCAGGTGCTCAGCTTCCGGCGGATCGGCTACCTGCCGCGCGAGCGGACCGTGGGGGCCGAGAACACCATCCGCGTGATCCTCGAGAACACGGCGGCCGCCCTCGACCAGGTGGTGGTGACCGCCCTCGGCCAGACCACGGTGCAGCGCAACCTGGGCACCTCGCAGCAGACGGTGGCCGGTGCCGACATCGCGCAGACCGGCCGCGAGAACTTCGTGAACTCGCTGCAGGGCCGCGTGGCGGGCGTGGAGGTGACGAGCACCTCCGGCGTGCCGGGCGCCTCGTCGTCGATCACGATCCGCGGCGTGAGCTCGATCAGCTCCAGCAACCAGCCGCTGATGGTGATCGACGGACTGCCGATGGACAACAAGACGCTGAACACCAACGTGCTGGCGTCGGACGCGCCGGGCTCGGTGACCGCGTTCAACAACCGCGGCCTGGACTTCACCAACCGCGCCGCCGACATCGACCCGGAGAACATCGAGTCGATGGTGGTGCTGAAGGGGCCCGAGGCCTCCGCGCTCTACGGCATCGACGCCGCCAACGGCGCGATCGTGATCACGACCAAGCGCGGGCGGGTGGGTGGTGGCCTGGAGTACAGCAACCGGTTCCGCGTCGACCAGACGCGCGCGCGGCCCACGCTCCAGCGCACCTACGGCCCGTCGACGATCTCTGGGGGCACCCTCGGCGCCTTCTCGTACTTCGGCGCGCCGTACTCGGCCGGCACCACGTTCTACGACAACATCGACGGCTTCTTCCAGCCGGCGATGACTCAGCACCACAACCTGGCCTTCAGCGGCGCCTCGGCGGACAGCCGGCTGAACTACCGCATCTCGGTGTCGGCGGATAACCAGGGCAGCGTGGTGCCGAACTCGGACTACCGCAAGGTGAATCTCAGCGGCGCGACGCAGGCGCAGGTCACCAGCTGGCTCAAGGCCGACCTGTCGATCCAGTACGCGCAGTCGGACAACTCGCAGGTGTACAAGGGCACCAACGGCCCGCTGATCGGCCTGCTGCTGTGGCCGCAGACGGACAACGCCAGCGACTACCTGACGCCGGCCGGCACCCGCCGCCGGATCACGAACCTCGCCGCGAGCACCGAGACCGACAACCCGTACTTCAACGTCGATCGGAATGCGATCACCAGCACCAACGGGCGCCTGATCGCGAACTTCGGCCTCGTGCTGACGCCGTTCTCCTGGGGCGACATCCGCGCCACGTTCGGCTCCGACGGCTACACCAACGAGAACCAGATCCTGCGGCACCCGGAGAGCGTGTACGGCAACACCTACAACGGTGTGCTGGACCTCGCGACCGACGTGACGCGCAACCTGAACTCGCAGACGATCCTGAACCTGCACAGCCGCAAGCTCGTGGGTGACTTCTCGATCAGCGGCCTGGTGGGGAACTCGATCTCGGACCTGCGTTCACAGGCCAACGCGCTCAAGGGCCAGGACTTCCTGGACCCGAACTTCGTGTCGATCAACAACACGGTGCTGCGGACCAACCGCACGACGCTGGCGCAGCGCCGGCTGGTGAGTGCCTACGGGCAGGCGACGCTGTCGTTCCGGGACTACATGTTCGTGAACGTGACGGGGCGCAACGACTGGACGTCGACGATCCCCACCGAGCGGAACAGCTTCTTCTATCCCTCGGTCTCGAGCAGCTTCGTGTTCTCGGATGCCTTCCCGTCGGTGGCGAAGTACGTGACCGGCAAGCTGCGCGCGGCGTACGCCGAGGTGGGCAAGGACGCACGTCCGTATGCGTACCGCCCGTCGCTGGAGAGCAAGACGACGGCCAACGGCGGCTATGGCTACGGCTTCACCGGCCCGAACCTGGCGCTCAAGCCGGAGTTCGCGCGGTCGTACGAGTTCGGCGCCGAGCTGAGCTTCCTGCAGGACCGGCTGGGCCTGGACGTGACCTGGTACCGCAAGCAGACGCGTGACCAGATCGTGAACGACATCCGCGGCAGCTACGCGACCGGCTTCATCCTGTTCAACCTGAACGGGGCGGTGACGCGCAACGAGGGCACCGAGATCACGCTCCGCGCCCGCCCGGTGGTGAAGCGCGGGTTCACGTGGGACGTGCTGGCGAACTTCGAGCATGCCTGGGGCAAGGTGCTCCGGCTGCCGAACGCGCTGCCGGAGTCGTACGTGTCGGACACCTGGCTGTTCGGCAACATCCGCAACGGCACCGCGCCGGGCCTCTCGACACGCTCGCTGACGGGCCAGTTCTACCTGCGGAACACCGCCGGCAAGCTGCTGATCGACCCGACCACCGGGTTGCCGCTGCGCTCGACGGCGTTCGTCGATGCCGGCTACGATCGCCAGCCCGACTTCACCATCGGCCTGACGAACACGTTCCGGTACAAGCGCTTCTCGCTGAACTTCCTGGTGGACATCCGGAAGGGCGGGGACGTGTTCAACGCCACCGAGCAGTTCCTGACATCGCGTGGCCTGAGCAACCGGACGCTGGACCGCGACCAGGCCCGGGTGATCGATGGCGTGCTGCGCGACGGCAAGGAGAACTCCGCCACGCCCACCGCCAACAACATCGTGGTGCTGCCGTCGTCGCAGACGGCGTACTACGAGAACATCAGCGAGGAGCTGTTCATCGAGCG